The Salvia miltiorrhiza cultivar Shanhuang (shh) chromosome 1, IMPLAD_Smil_shh, whole genome shotgun sequence genome has a window encoding:
- the LOC131006399 gene encoding protein FAR1-RELATED SEQUENCE 5-like: protein MEFGSCSTGDSTTNEVEGCADLFIPYCDAKEKPFEGQIFCNLQEAEKFYEDYAKVCGFIPRKATINRDDDGSISTRFMLCNREGAPNHADSLILVEGNREDKKRKRTSFKIGCRARIIFKAMSYDRFRVGTFSEGHNHKMVTESSRHFMSSNRQVDEVHQFFIHAGIKANIGPTKTFRIFKEIVGGYDKVGCTSIDFKNYGRDLKVYVAGSDAHMLLETFKDRKELCDGFQYFYDVDEEKQLRRLIWTDKQAVINFKNFGQAVSFDATYNTNRYKMIFTPFTGRDNHGKCVSFGAAIISHEDMDSYAWVLSKFTECVGNAPRVFMTDQDPGLKKAVALVWPETHHRFCMWHITMKVVEKLPFNLRDDSEFKSKLNNIIWSDTIDTHEFEEEWNNLIAEYELGDNRWFSSMYEDRALWIPAYFRDISMSGLFRTTSLSESENSYFKRFLSKFSDLVVLFMNYNSALDAQRDTCQRLNYEDETGVLPILTTMAIEKHASTLYTISIFKEVQEEIVSAFQACMMAKMEGNTFVVDDNVDGEFTVVHDTITDSLTCKCNLFTRKGLLCRHMFYVLRWLKVEKIPDRYIANRWCKSFMLSTPQVMNCTTDSSSTKVVGKHDLFHVFSRCIGHVSGDQVLMKQLLGALSEVENKFGKLRNENATLNSKDAIFQEFYGSVRPEVPTVLSPAFVKTKGSGVGGRRKSGKEKAMILAQKPLRNCKRCNTMGHHDSRNCPTKAVVKP, encoded by the exons ATGGAGTTTGGCTCGTGTAGTACAG GTGACTCAACGACAAATGAAGTTGAAGGTTGTGCCGATCTTTTTATCCCTTACTGTGATGCTAAGGAAAAACCATTTGAGGGGCAGATTTTCTGTAATCTTCAAGAAGCTGAGAAGTTTTATGAGGATTACGCAAAAGTATGTGGTTTTATTCCTCGCAAGGCTACCATCAACAGAGATGACGATGGGTCCATAAGTACTCGATTTATGCTTTGTAATAGAGAAGGTGCTCCTAACCATGCAGATTCGTTAATTTTGGTCGAGGGTAACAGAGAAGATAAGAAACGCAAGAGAACATCATTCAAGATTGGTTGCAGAGCTCGTATCATATTTAAGGCCATGTCTTATGATCGTTTTAGAGTTGGAACCTTTAGTGAGGGTCATAACCATAAGATGGTTACTGAAAGCAGTCGTCATTTTATGTCGAGCAATAGGCAAGTCGACGAAGTGCACCAGTTTTTTATTCACGCGGGTATTAAAGCCAACATTGGTCCAACTAAAACATTTCGCATTTTTAAAGAGATTGTTGGTGGTTATGATAAGGTTGGTTGCACTAGTATTGATTTCAAGAACTATGGTCGAGACTTGAAGGTCTATGTCGCTGGTTCGGATGCCCATATGTTGCTTGAAACATTTAAGGATAGGAAGGAGCTTTGTGATggttttcaatatttttacgACGTTGATGAGGAAAAACAGCTGCGCCGCCTTATCTGGACAGATAAACAAGCTGTGATCAACTTTAAAAATTTTGGACAGGCTGTGTCTTTTGATGCAACATACAACACCAACAG GTACAAAATGATTTTTACTCCGTTTACTGGTAGGGACAACCACGGTAAATGTGTGTCGTTTGGTGCGGCAATCATATCACATGAAGACATGGATTCATATGCATGGGTTTTGAGCAAGTTTACGGAGTGTGTTGGGAATGCGCCTCGTGTGTTTATGACTGACCAAGATCCTGGATTGAAGAAGGCCGTTGCTCTTGTCTGGCCCGAAACACATCATAGGTTTTGCATGTGGCACATCACGATGAAGGTCGTGGAGAAACTGCCATTTAATTTGAGGGACGATTCTGAGTTCAAATCGAagttaaataatataatatggTCTGATACGATTGACACTCATGAGTTTGAGGAAGAATGGAATAATTTGATAGCTGAATATGAGTTGGGTGATAACAGGTGGTTCTCTTCAATGTATGAGGATCGTGCTTTATGGATTCCTGCATATTTTCGTGACATCAGTATGAGTGGGCTGTTTCGCACCACTTCCTTGTCTGAGAGTGAGAATAGTTATTTCAAACGCTTCCTTAGCAAGTTTTCTGATCTAGTTGTGCTGTTTATGAATTATAACAGCGCCTTAGATGCCCAACGAGATACATGTCAGCGGCTAAATTATGAGGATGAGACTGGTGTTCTCCCCATCCTTACAACGATGGCAATTGAGAAACATGCCTCTACATTATACACCATCTCAATTTTCAAGGAGGTACAGGAGGAGATTGTATCTGCTTTTCAAGCATGCATGATGGCAAAGATGGAGGGTAACACATTCGTAGTTGATGACAATGTTGATGGCGAATTCACAGTTGTGCATGATACAATTACCGATTCTTTGACATGCAAGTGCAACTTGTTCACCAGGAAAGGACTTTTATGCAGACACATGTTCTATGTGTTGCGGTGGTTGAAAGTTGAGAAGATTCCTGACAGATACATTGCTAATCGGTGGTGTAAATCTTTTATGCTATCCACACCGCAAGTGATGAATTGTACGACAGATTCGTCTTCAACCAAAGTAGTTGGCAAGCATGATCTATTCCATGTTTTCAGCAGATGTATTGGTCATGTTTCGGGGGATCAAGTTTTGATGAAGCAGTTGCTTGGTGCATTAAGTGAAGTTGAGAACAAGTTTGGTAAGCTTCGAAACGAAAATGCAACGCTAAATTCGAAGGATGCTATATTTCAAGAGTTTTATGGGTCTGTGCGACCTGAGGTTCCTACAGTGCTTTCCCCTGCTTTTGTTAAAACCAAAGGCAGTGGAGTCGGTGGTCGCAGGAAATCCGGCAAGGAGAAGGCAATGATTTTAGCTCAGAAGCCTTTGCGTAACTGCAAAAGATGCAATACCATGGGACACCATGACTCTCGGAATTGTCCCACCAAGGCAGTTGTTAAGCCATGA
- the LOC131014158 gene encoding uncharacterized protein LOC131014158 encodes MAEYMKPFRNSQPLVPLLLDYGGLQESNIKKRGTIRKLAVGLEISKSTIGRWVKSGKIRAHTSALKPDLTATNMLLRLRFSLESLELDRILNIIKFRDMHNTVHIDEKWFYITRGSHRYYLAPREPEPHRTCKSKKFITKIMFMCAVTRPLIAENGTVLFDGKIGIFPFIVQVPAKRNSRNRQAGTLETKAIESITKEVIKDCLINKIIPVIMAKWPEGASKDIFIQQDNARPHILDNDPDFRKAASQGDFNIRLTQQPPNNPNCNINDLGWFRAIQSLQVETACKTVDELLKAVVDSFEKLSPHTLNAVFLSLQGCMMEIMKFKGQNCYKIPHMGKDALRRLNQLPQNLEVPVELIQGYIDYLNEMGSQDGITEIVQSLGLDEIEGY; translated from the exons ATGGCAGAATACATGAAGCCGTTCAGAAATTCTCAACCTCTCGTTCCACTATTACTCGACTATGGAGGTCTGCAAGAAAGCAAcatcaagaag CGAGGCACGATTAGGAAGCTTGCAGTTGGTCTAGAAATCAGTAAGAGCACAATTGGCAGGTGGGTGAAATCTGGAAAAATCAGAGCACACACAAGTGCTCTAAAACCAGATTTGACAGCCACCAACATGCTATTGAGGCTGCGATTCTCACTTGAATCCTTAGAATTGGATAGGATTCTTAATATAATCAAATTCAGAGATATGCATAACACCGTGCATATAGACGAGAAGTGGTTTTACATTACTCGAGGTTCACATAGATACTACTTAGCACCCAGAGAGCCCGAGCCACACCGAACATGTAAAAGCAAGAAATTCATTACCAAGATCATGTTTATGTGTGCTGTAACAAGGCCATTGATAGCAGAAAATGGCACTGTTTTATTTGATGGTAAAATAGGCATATTTCCGTTCATCGTCCAAGTTCCAGCTAAGAGAAATAGTAGGAACAGACAAGCCGGCACCCTTGAGACTAAAGCAATCGAGTCAATCACAAAAGAAGTGATTAAAGATTGTTTAATCAACAAG ATCATACCAGTCATAATGGCTAAGTGGCCAGAGGGAGCTAGCAAAGATATATTCATTCAACAAGACAATGCAAGGCCTCACATATTGGATAATGATCCAGATTTCAGGAAGGCAGCTAGCCAAGGAGACTTCAACATTAGACTCACACAACAACCACCAAACAACCCAAATTGTAACATAAATGACTTGGGATGGTTCCGAGCCATTCAATCGCTACAAGTTGAGACTGCGTGCAAAACAGTAGATGAACTACTGAAAGCAGTTGTGGATTCTTTTGAGAAGCTATCACCTCATACCCTTAATGCTGTTTTCCTTAGTTTACAGGGATGCATGATGGAAATAATGAAGTTTAAGGGGCAGAATTGTTACAAGATTCCACACATGGGAAAAGATGCACTTAGAAGGTTGAACCAACTGCCACAGAACTTGGAAGTCCCAGTGGAGTTAATTCAAGGGTATATAGACTACCTAAATGAGATGGGCAGCCAAGATGGAATCACAGAGATAGTGCAAAGCCTTGGTTTAGATGAGATTGAAGGTTACTAA